A window of Candidatus Aminicenantes bacterium genomic DNA:
GTTGTAAAATCAATGATGTAGCGACTGTCTTAAAAGTCAAGTACTTTTTGTAGATAGCAAGAGATGATTTCGCATCAGGGCATTCAGTCGGACAAGTAGTTTGCGCATCACAGCGGCAATGGCAACCTTTTTGGGTTTTCCGTTTTCGATAAGTCG
This region includes:
- a CDS encoding IS110 family transposase codes for the protein RLIENGKPKKVAIAAVMRKLLVRLNALMRNHLLLSTKST